A portion of the Megalobrama amblycephala isolate DHTTF-2021 linkage group LG23, ASM1881202v1, whole genome shotgun sequence genome contains these proteins:
- the flrt1b gene encoding leucine-rich repeat transmembrane protein FLRT1 yields the protein MATESLVELRDWLFLLLLCLTLLVEVLEFAAATAAAAEAALGEAELQGDVPCPSACRCDDGFIYCNDRGLSIIPPLPLTAAVLYLQNNRIDNAGLPTSLERRLTVRVVYLYDNELDDFPTHLPPSLRELHLQDNNIRTLPRSALARLPLLEKLHMDDNSVSTVSIEDKAFANNPRLRLLFLSRNHLSSIPSGLPASLEELRLDDNRISTIPTHAFRGLSSLRRLFLDGNLLANQRIADDTFSRLSNLTELSLVRNSLQAPPLNLPSMHLLRLYLQDNAIAHIPRGSLDGMRRLQKLDISGNNLTTLPRGLFKDLDSLSQLLVRGNPWYCGCNLRWLHDWLHERGSSVTVRGLTCHGPERLRGMALRDLTSQLADCEISVDTAGGMVGNDGAKKEKGYFPTQPPVTTTPPLPQGSLFTLRSKRPGHKYSDMGQDSLGGGNGVTGKSLLISVKPLTPETVHITWQAAQPVPSFRLSWLRLGNSPAMGSITETLVPGDRREYLLTQLQPQSSYIICLVPLSGNDGKRTSFTATGGLNINTNSEHEHPACAKTETDPLEQPISDQDSDRGTDQLSALPLAGIIGGATALVSLFLIFGIFCWYGHRAGYLTPGDHSIYGRDVVGSRGASKHYDDYVESGTIKDTSILEIRAHGFQMTPMSAQQPLQPKAKVEDMTYIHTIFPSNNATLYRSTLNHTGNPGYGTNRGYREGGIPDIDYSYT from the coding sequence ATGGCCACAGAGAGCCTTGTTGAACTCCGCGATTGGTTGTTCCTACTTCTTCTATGCCTGACATTATTGGTTGAAGTCCTCGAGTTTGCTGCAGCAACTGCTGCCGCCGCTGAGGCAGCTCTCGGGGAGGCGGAGCTTCAGGGAGATGTGCCATGCCCCTCAGCTTGCAGGTGCGATGATGGCTTTATTTACTGCAATGACCGTGGCTTGAGCATCATCCCTCCATTACCATTAACGGCAGCTGTGCTCTATTTGCAAAACAACCGCATAGACAATGCCGGGCTACCAACATCTTTGGAGCGACGACTGACTGTGAGAGTAGTTTACCTTTATGATAATGAACTTGATGATTTTCCAACACATCTGCCTCCATCGCTACGAGAACTTCACCTACAGGACAATAATATACGAACTTTACCCCGTTCCGCTCTTGCACGGCTCCCCCTGCTGGAGAAGCTTCACATGGACGACAATTCAGTTTCAACCGTAAGTATAGAAGACAAAGCATTCGCCAACAATCCGAGGCTTCGTCTTCTTTTTTTGTCACGCAACCACCTCTCAAGTATACCATCAGGACTGCCTGCATCACTTGAGGAACTCCGACTAGATGACAATCGGATTTCAACTATTCCAACGCATGCATTTCGAGGTCTCTCCTCTCTAAGACGCCTCTTCCTCGATGGAAATCTGCTGGCAAATCAACGAATCGCAGATGACACATTCTCACGGCTGTCTAACCTCACAGAGCTTTCTCTGGTTCGTAACTCGCTCCAGGCACCACCGTTGAACCTTCCTAGTATGCACCTCCTTCGACTCTATCTACAGGACAATGCCATAGCCCACATACCACGAGGCTCCCTGGATGGCATGCGAAGACTACAGAAACTGGATATATCAGGTAACAACTTAACGACTCTTCCGAGGGGTTTATTCAAGGATCTAGACAGCCTTTCACAATTACTCGTCCGAGGAAATCCCTGGTATTGTGGCTGTAACCTCCGCTGGCTTCATGACTGGTTGCATGAGCGAGGTTCATCAGTGACCGTGAGAGGTTTAACTTGCCATGGACCAGAGAGACTAAGAGGCATGGCACTAAGGGACCTTACCAGTCAATTAGCAGACTGTGAGATCAGTGTAGATACTGCGGGAGGAATGGTTGGAAATGATGgagcaaaaaaagagaaaggcTATTTTCCGACACAGCCACCAGTTACAACAACCCCTCCACTTCCACAGGGTTCCCTCTTTACCCTCAGATCCAAACGACCAGGACACAAGTATTCTGATATGGGCCAGGACAGTCTTGGAGGCGGAAATGGGGTTACTGGTAAATCATTACTAATCAGTGTAAAACCTCTCACACCAGAGACAGTCCACATTACCTGGCAGGCTGCACAGCCAGTTCCCTCCTTCAGACTTTCCTGGTTGCGACTAGGGAACAGTCCTGCAATGGGGTCAATCACAGAAACACTTGTGCCAGGGGATCGCCGTGAGTATTTACTTACGCAACTACAGCCCCAGTCAAGTTATATCATCTGCTTGGTGCCTCTCTCTGGAAACGACGGTAAAAGAACCTCTTTTACAGCAACTGGGGGGTTaaacataaacacaaactctgAGCATGAGCATCCTGCTTGTGCCAAAACAGAGACGGATCCCCTAGAGCAGCCTATTTCAGACCAGGACAGCGATCGAGGAACTGACCAACTGTCAGCGCTCCCGCTTGCTGGGATTATTGGAGGTGCAACAGCATTGGTGTCTTTGTTCTTAATTTTTGGCATTTTCTGCTGGTATGGACACCGTGCAGGGTACCTTACACCAGGTGATCATTCTATATACGGTAGAGATGTAGTTGGATCAAGAGGTGCCAGCAAACATTATGATGACTATGTTGAGTCTGGAACCATAAAAGACACATCAATCTTAGAAATCAGGGCTCATGGCTTTCAGATGACACCAATGTCTGCCCAACAGCCTTTGCAGCCCAAGGCAAAAGTTGAGGATATGACATACATCCATACTATCTTTCCCTCTAATAATGCAACTCTATATAGGAGCACCCTGAACCACACAGGAAATCCAGGCTATGGAACAAATCGAGGGTACAGAGAAGGGGGAATACCAGACATAGATTATTCATACACGTGA